The following coding sequences lie in one Deinococcus sp. YIM 134068 genomic window:
- a CDS encoding anhydro-N-acetylmuramic acid kinase, giving the protein MTRAPRLLGLMNGTSVDGIDAVLIELPGWPELDGPGLPPALVGPAPRATVLEHRYTPFADDLRAALLAACRNEARTSDLTQLHFWLGEALAEAAADLAPGADLIASHGQTVHHIPQRDEGRGWHTRSTLQLGEASVIVERTGRPVVSDFRPPDLAAGGQAAPLVPFADRLLYAEAGVRRAVHNLGGISNLTYLPGLSEAGVLAFDTGPANALIDEAAELFRRRYDEGGRLGAAGDVADSLVETWRRDPYLEAPPPKSTGRERWNLRELPGVYELNAPDIAATVTAFSARTIADAYARFVLPLGLDEIVVAGGGAYNPTLMGHLRRLLAPVPVVTFEERGWNSSAREAAAFAVLGYYAYRGWRNTLPGTTGARHAVVAGKLSRPWTDPQ; this is encoded by the coding sequence ATGACCCGCGCGCCGAGGCTGCTCGGCCTGATGAACGGCACGAGCGTGGACGGCATCGACGCGGTGCTGATCGAGCTTCCGGGCTGGCCGGAGCTGGACGGGCCGGGCCTCCCGCCCGCGCTGGTCGGCCCCGCCCCCCGCGCCACCGTGCTGGAACACCGCTACACGCCCTTTGCCGACGACCTGCGCGCCGCGCTGCTCGCCGCCTGCCGGAACGAGGCGCGGACGAGCGACCTCACCCAACTGCACTTCTGGCTGGGCGAGGCGCTGGCGGAGGCGGCGGCGGACCTCGCGCCGGGGGCCGACCTGATCGCCAGTCACGGCCAGACGGTCCACCACATTCCGCAGCGGGACGAGGGACGGGGCTGGCACACGCGCTCCACCCTCCAGCTCGGCGAGGCGTCGGTGATCGTGGAGCGGACGGGCAGGCCGGTCGTGTCGGACTTCCGGCCCCCCGACCTCGCCGCCGGCGGGCAGGCCGCGCCCCTGGTCCCCTTCGCCGACCGCCTGCTGTACGCCGAGGCGGGCGTGCGGCGGGCTGTGCACAACCTCGGCGGGATCAGCAACCTCACGTACCTGCCCGGCCTGAGCGAGGCGGGCGTCCTCGCCTTCGACACGGGACCGGCCAACGCCCTGATCGACGAGGCCGCCGAACTCTTCCGGCGGCGCTACGACGAGGGGGGCCGCCTGGGGGCCGCCGGGGACGTGGCGGACAGCCTGGTGGAGACGTGGCGGCGGGACCCCTACCTGGAGGCACCCCCGCCCAAGTCCACCGGGCGCGAGCGCTGGAACCTCCGCGAGCTGCCGGGGGTGTACGAGCTGAACGCCCCCGACATCGCCGCGACCGTGACGGCCTTCAGCGCGCGGACCATCGCGGACGCCTACGCGCGCTTCGTGCTGCCCCTCGGCCTCGACGAGATCGTGGTGGCGGGCGGGGGCGCGTACAACCCCACCCTGATGGGGCACCTGCGCCGTCTCCTCGCCCCGGTCCCCGTCGTCACCTTCGAGGAGCGCGGCTGGAATTCCAGTGCGCGCGAGGCCGCCGCCTTCGCGGTCCTGGGGTATTACGCCTACCGGGGCTGGCGCAACACCCTGCCGGGAAC